The genomic DNA TTTAATGGAATTCCTCTAGCTTTTTCCTTTATTATATTACTGGGATTAAATGGAGTATTGACTTTGATATTAAAAAAAATAGGTATTTTATATGGTTTTAATCTTTTTTCAAAAGAGGGATTATTAATTATATATACTTATTTTCAGATATCTTTAGGAATATTATTACTATATCCTAGTTTTTCAAAACTAAATAATGATTGGGAAGAAATGGCAGGGATTTTAGGAGCTAATAAATTTACATATTGGAAAAGGGTAGCTATTCCAATATTGATACCTGAAATTACAGGGACAGCTCTTATTTTATTTGCAAATGCTATGGGAGCTTATGCATGTACTTTAGCTTTAACAAGTGGAAATTACAATATATTAACTATTAGAATTACAAGTTATATAGCTGGAGAAACTTCATATGAACCAGGTATAGCTAGTGCACTTGCTGTAATATTAGCAATACTTCTTATATTCACCACTATAATAAATGAAATATTTATAAAAAGGGGAAAAAGATATGAAAGTTAACAGACATGGACTAATAATTTCAATACTTTTATTTATACTATTTCTACCGATTTTAGGAACGGCACTTTATTCCATGACCACAAGTTGGAGTGGAACATTACTTCCTAATGGGATTACTGGAAAATGGTACGTAGAAGCTTTAAGAAATCCTATTTTAACCTAACGGGCAAGAAGTCGCCCAGCTCTATAGGTGGTGCGATGAATTGCCCTATTGTTTTTTAGAAGGCAAAGTGATATAATACAATCAGTAGATATATAAAAATGGGAGTAAAAACAATGGAATTAGATAGTAATTGTCATTCAGTATTTTTGCTGTATTATCACTTAGTTCTTGTAGTAAAATATAGAAGAAATGTATTTGATGATACAATTTCTGAATTTGCTAAAGATATGTTTGTAAGAATTGGAGTTCCATATCATATTACTTTAGTACAATGGAATCACGATAAAGACCACGTGCATATAATGTTCAAGGCTCATCCAAAAACAGAATTGACTAAATTCATAAATGCATATAAATCAGCAAGTTCTAGGATAATAAAAAAAGAATTTCCACATATAAGAAAATATCTGTGGAAAGAAATGTTTTGGTCTAAAAGTTTTTGTTTGTTGACTACTGGAGGAGCTCCTATTGAAGTCATAAAAAAATATATAGAGGAACAAGGGCAGAAGAGTAAATAATTTTGAGGGAGGTGGACTGATGAAACAACTAAAAGCATATAAATTTAGAATTTATCCAAGCGAAGAACAAAAGATATTTTTTAGTAAAACTTTTGGTTGTGTTCGTCTTGTCTATAATCTTATGCTAAATGATAGAATCAAAGCATATGAAGAAAGTAAAGGTAATCCTGATAAAAAAATAAAATATCCAACTCCTGCAAAATATAAAAAAGATTATGAATTTCTAAAAGAAGTTGATAGTCTTGCTCTTGCTAATGCTCAAATTAACTTAGATAAAGCATATAAAAACTTTTTTAGAGATAAATCTATAGGTTTTCCTAAGTTCAAATCTAAGAAGAATCCAGTACAAAGCTATACAACTAATAATCAAAAAGGAACTGTAAATATTTTTGAAAAATGGTTAAAAATTCCTAAACTTAAAGAATTAATAAAAATCAAAGTGCATAGAAAAATAGAGGGGATAATAAAATCTGTTACTATCTCGCGTAATGGAAGTGGTAAGTATTTTATCTCTTTGTTATGTGAAACAGATATTCAGGAATTACCAAAAACTAATTCATCAGTAGGAATTGATTTAGGTATTAAAGATATGGCTATTCTTTCTACTGGAGAAAAAATAAAAAATCTTAAATTTAGAAAACAATTAGAAGACAAACTAAAAAGAGAACAAAGAAAACTTTCTAAAAGATTTCTAATTGCTAAAAAAATAAATAAAAAATTAAACGAAGCTAGAAATTATCAAAAACAAAGAATTAAAGTAGCTAAAATACACGAAAAAATTATGAATATGAGAACAGATTTCTTAAATAAGCTAAGTACATATATTATCAAAAACCACGATATTATCTGTATTGAAGACTTAAATACAAAAGGATTACTTCATAATCATAAATTATCAAAATCTATAGCTGATGTATCTTGGGCTAGTTTTGTAAATAAACTTGAGTATAAGGCGAAATGGTATGGCAAAGAAATAATAAAAATAGATAGACTATATCCATCAAGTCAAATCTGCTCTGTATGTGGTCATAGGGATGGCAAAAAAACTCTCGATATAAGAGAGTGGACTTGTCTAATTTGTCATACTCATCACGATAGAGATATAAACGCCGCTAAAAATATATTGGCTGAAGGTCTAAGAATAAGACAAGCAGTCTAAAAATAAAAAGAACCGTAGGAACTACGGGGATAGCTTGGTAAATATAGTTGGCTAACAAAAGCAACTACTTCCCAAGAAGAAGCTCCCACTTCAAAAATTACAAAGTAATTTTAACTGGGAGAGGTTCACTGATATTCTTAATAACATTTTTAGGTTTTGGGTTACAAAAAGAAAAGGGAGATAACTAATGGATTTTTTAAGGGTAGAAAATTTAAAAAAAGTTTATGGAAAAGATACAATCTTTCAAGATATCAATTTTGATATAAAAGAGGGTGAGTTTATAACACTTTTAGGACCAAGTGGATGTGGCAAATCAACACTTTTAAGATGTATAGCAGGATTAAACAACCTAGATGGTGGTCATATCTATATTGAAGATAAAGATGTCAGTAAAAAATCACCTAAAGATAGAGGAATAGGAATGGTATTTCAAAACTATGCTTTATTTCCAAATTTGACAGTATATGACAATATCGCTTTTGGGTTGTCTGTAAAAGGATTAAAAAAAAGTGACATTGACAAAAAAGTTAAAGAGATGATTTCTTTGGTACAATTAGAAGGAAAGGAAAATTGCATGCCTTCACAGTTAAGTGGTGGACAAAAGCAAAGAACAGCAATAGCTCGTTCATTAGTTATGGAACCCAAAATACTTTTGTTAGATGAGCCGTTATCAGCATTAGATGCAAGAGTTAGAAAAACTTTAAGAGAAGAGATAAGAAAGATTCAATCAAAGTTGAATATAACAACTATATTTGTAACTCACGATCAAGAGGAAGCACTCACTATTTCAGATAGAATATTTGTTATGGATAGAGGAAATATTGTTCAGATGGGAACGCCAGAAGAGATATATACAAATCCAAACAGTCTATTTTTAGCTAAGTTTATAGGAAACTATAATATATTTGAAAATAAAGATGTAAAAAAGATATTTCCAGAATATAATTGGGAGTCTATTGCAATACGTCCAGAGGCTATATACATAAAAGAAACAGAAAGGAACTATAACTTAGGTAATTTTATATACAAAAGGGGAGAAATCAAAAATATAAGCATTTTAGGAAGTGTAATTAGATATATTGCAGAGGTTGAGGGTGTAGAAATAGTGGTAGATTTATTAAATAGAGGAGAATATAAAGTCTATACTATAGGATCAGAAGTTGAGCTTATGTTTTTAAAAAATGAGATTAAAGTTTTATAGAAATTCATAAGAGTTATAAGAAATGTTGTATCAAAATACAGCATTTTTTTAATTTTCTTTAGAAGTTTATGAAAAGTTATTTTTCAATTTGGCAAAAAACTACACTTTATACACATAGATATGATAAATTCGTGCATTTTTCCCGAAATTATAGTATAATAGATGAGTAATAAAAATTCGAGGAGATGATAACAGATGAACATTATGTTATTTGGTGCACCAGGTGCCGGAAAAGGAACTCAAGCTAAATTCCTTATAGAAAAATATGGTATACCTCAAATTTCTACTGGAGATATATTAAGAGCAGCAATAAAAGAAGGAACTCCAATGGGAATGGAAGCAAAAAAATATATGGACGAAGGGAAATTAGTTCCAGATTCAACAATTATTGGAATTATTAAAGATAGATTATCACAAGAAGACTGTAAAAAAGGATTCATCTTAGATGGTTTCCCTAGAACATTAGCACAAGCAGAAGCATTAGAAGCATTAATGCAAGAAATGGGTATAAAACTTGATAAAGTAATATCATTAAATGTACCTGATGAATTAATTGTAGGAAGAGTTACAGGAAGAAAAGTATGTCCAGTATGTGGAGCATCTTTCCATGTTGAATTTAACCCACCAAAAGTTGAAGGAAAATGTGATTACTGTGGAGCAGATCTTATCACTAGAAAAGATGACAATGCAGAAACTGTAACTAAGAGATTGGCTGAATATCATTCACAAACAGCACCATTGTTTGACTTCTACAAATCAAGAAATCTATTAGTTGATATTGATGGAACAAAAGAAGTTAAAGCAATAACTGAAGAGATATTTTCTATTCTTGACTAATTATTAGAAAGGACTATAGATGGCATTAATAAAAACATTAGAGGATATTAAAGAAATTAAAAAAGCTAATCAAATAATAGCTAGATTATATACAGATATATTACCTAAATATATAAAACCTGGAATTTCAACATTTGAAATTGACAAAATTGTTGACGATTATATAAGAAGTCAAGGAGCTATACCAGGGTGTATAGGTGTTCCTGGAATATATGAACCATTTCCAGCAGCAACTTGTATTTCTGTAAATGAAGAGGTTGTTCATGGAATACCAAATGGTAGAATACTTCAAGATGGAGATATAGTTAGTATTGATACAGTAACTATTTTAAATGGGTATTATGGGGATTCAGCTAGAACTTACGCAGTTGGAAATATAGATGATGAAGCTAAAAAACTTTTAGAAGTTACTGAAAAATCAAGAACAATAGGAATTGAAAATGCAATTGTAGGAAATAGATTAGGTGATATAGGACACGCTATCCAACAATATGTTGAAAAAAATGGATTTTCTGTAGTTAGAGATTATGCAGGACATGGAGTTGGACACAAGATGCATGAAGATCCAATGGTTCCAAACTTTGGAAGAAGTGGAAGAGGGTTTAAGATTCAAGAAGGAATGGTTTTAGCAATAGAACCAATGGTAAATGTAGGGACATATAAATTGAACATGAAGGATGACGGTTGGACAGTTGTAACAAAAGATGGGAAAAGATCAGCACACTTTGAACATTCGATTGCAATTGTAGATGGCAAGGCAATTATTTTAAGTGAATTAGACTAAAAATAAGAAGGCTAAAAAAAGTTCAATAAAATCAATATTTTTATGGACTTTTTATATTTATTGTGTTATAATGATCTTCGAAGTTCTGTTCGATAGGAGGAATTATGTCAAAAAAAGATGTTATCGAATTAGAAGGTACTATTTTAGAAGCCCTTCCAAATGCGATGTTTAAAGTTGAATTAGAGAATGGGCATACTATTTTAGGCCATATCTCTGGTAAAATGAGAATGAACTATATTAAGATTTTACCTGGAGATGGAGTGACTGTACAAATCTCTCCTTATGACTTGTCAAGGGGTAGAATAGTATACAGGAAAAAAAATTAATATCACGAAAGGAGGCAGATGAATGAAAGTAAGAGTATCAGTTAAACCTATTTGTGACAAGTGCAAAGTTATCAAGAGACATGGAAAAGTTAGGGTTATATGTGAAAACCCAAAACATAAACAAGTTCAAGGGTAATTTTGGATTGAGAGTTTGTTAAATAGTACGACAATTAAGACGTGGAGTACTGTAAAGATATGTTGGCCGTAGGGCCATCTCCGAGTTTTAGGAAGCGGAACATATCGATGAAAGTATTTAGCTGGTTATTATCACCGGCAAAAATATAAAAAATTTTCGACAGAGGAGGAAACAATTTTGGCTAGAATAGCAGGAGTAGATATCCCAAGAAACAAAAGAGTTGAGATTGCGTTAACTTACATTTACGGTATCGGAAAACCAACTTCACAAAAAGTTTTAACAGAAGCTGGAGTAAACTTTGATACAAGAGTTAAAGACTTAACTGAAGAAGAAATTAACAAGATTAGAGATATCATCAAAACTATCAAGGTAGAGGGAGATCTTAGAAAAGAAGTAAGACTTGCAATAAAAAGACTTATGGACATTAAATGTTACAGAGGACTAAGACACAAAATGAATCTACCAGTAAGAGGACAAAGTTCTAAAACTAACGCTAGAACAGTAAAAGGTCCTAAGAAACCTATCAAAAGATAATTGATCATTTTAGAGGAATTATAGAATTATAATTTAGCAAGGGAGGTAGCTTAAGTTGGCTAAAAATAAGATAGCTAAAGCAAAAAAGAAAGTTAAAAATATTCCTAACGGAGTAGCCCATATACATTCAACTTTTAACAACACTATAGTTGCTATTACTGACGCAGAAGGTAAAGTTGTAAGTTGGAGATCAGGAGGAACTTCTGGTTTCAAAGGTACTAAAAAAGGAACTCCATTTGCAGCTCAAATCGCAGCTGAACAAGCAGCAAACGTTGCTATGGAAAGTGGAATGAAGAAAATCGAAGTAAGAGTGAAAGGTCCTGGATCAGGAAGAGAAGCTTGCATTAGATCATTACAAGCAGCAGGATTAGAGGTAACTAAAATAACTGACGTTACACCTATCCCTCACAATGGATGTAGACCACCAAAAAGAAGAAGAGTGTAGTTATAGTCTTACTTAATTTAAAACAATTTAATTTAGATAGTGAAGATTATTGCGGCAAATTGAATACAAAGGAGGAATATTTAGAAAATGGCAAGAAATAGACAGCCTGTATTGAAGAAATGTAGAGCGCTAGGAATTGACCCAGTAATTTTAGGAGTTAATAAATCTTCTAAAAGAGGGCCTAGACCAAATGCAAACAGAAAACCTACAGAGTATGCAGTTCAATTAAAAGAAAAACAAAAAGCAAAATTTATATATAACGTAATGGAAAAACAATTCAGAAAAATATACGATGAAGCAGCAAGAAAACTTGGTGTAACAGGTTTAACTTTAATCGAATATTTAGAAAGAAGATTAGAAAACGTAGTTTACAGATTAGGATTTGCAAAAACTAGAAGACAAGCTAGACAAATCGTTTCTCACGGACACGTAACAGTAAATGGAAGAAGAGTTAATATACCTTCTTACAGAGTAAAAGTAGGAGATGTAATCTCTATAATAGAAAATTCAAAAAATATAGACATCATCAAAGCGTCTGTAGAGGATGCAACAGCTCCAGCTTGGTTAGAGCTAGACAAAGCTGCTTTCTCTGGTAAAGTTTTACAAAACCCAACTAAAGACGACTTAGATTTCGAATTAGATGAGTCACTAATAGTTGAGTTCTACTCTAGATAATAGCCCTTTTAATAGGAGTTGATTAAATGTTAAAAATTGAAAAACATGCAAGGGATATCAATATAACTGAAAAGAAGGAGAACGAATTTAAAGGTCAATACGTTGTTGAGCCTTTATATAGAGGTTATGGGCATACTGTTGGTAATGCTTTGAGAAGAGTTTTACTTTCGTCTATCCCAGGTGCTGCTATTAAAGGTGTGAGAATTGATGGTGTATTGAGCGAATTCTCTGTTATGGACGGCGTAAAAGAAGCTGTAACTGAAATTATCCTTAACATAAAAGAAATTGTTGTTAAAGCTGAAACAAGCGGAGAAAGAAAAATGACTCTTTCTGTTAAAGGACCAAAAGTTGTAACAGCAGCTGATATTATACCAGATGTAGGAATAGAAATAGTGAATCCTGAACAAGTTATTTGTACAATAACAACTGATAGGGAACTTGACATGGAATTTCTAGTAGATACTGGAGAAGGATTTGTTGTGTCAGAAGATGTTGAAAGAAGAGATTGGGCTGTTGACTATATAGCAGTTGACGCTATCTATACACCAATCAGAAAAGTATCTTACACAATTGAAGATACAATGGTTGGAAGAATGACTGACTTCGACAAACTAACTTTAGATATCGAAACTGATGGAAGCATTGAAATTAGAGATGCATTGTCTTATGCAGTTGAGTTATTAAAATTACACTTTGACCCATTTTTAGAAATAGGTAACAGAATGGAAAACCTAAGAACTGAAAATGAGGAAGAAGAGGAAGATTCAACTACTCACTCTAAAGATGATAATATTCTAAGTACTAAAATAGAGGAGCTAGATTTAACTGTTAGATCTTTTAACTGTTTAAAGAAGGCTGGAATAGAAGAAGTTGGACAATTAGCTAGAATGTCTCACAACGAACTTCTAAAAATTAAGAACCTAGGAAGAAAATCTTTAGATGAAATCCTAGAAAAAATGAAAGAATTGGGATATGATCTAACTCAAAATGGATCTCCTGAATAGGATAATAATAAGGAGGATAGCTAACTAATGAATCACAATAAATCATATAGAAAGTTAGGTAGAAGAGCTGACCACAGAAAAGCTATGCTAAAAAACTTAACTATATCATTACTAAGTGCAGAAAAGATCGAAACTACTGTAACTAGAGCAAAAGAATTAAGAAAATTTGCAGAAAGAATGATAACTTTAGGAAAGAAAAATACATTAGCTTCTAGAAGAAATGCATTTGCTTTCTTAAGAAATGAAGAAGTAGTAGCTAAATTATTCAACGAAGTAGCACCTAGATACGCAGAAAGAAATGGTGGATATACAAGAATCATCAAAACTTCTGTAAGAAAAGGTGACTCTGCTGAAATGGCTATTATAGAATTAGTATAATAATTCAATTCAGATATATAAAGAGGGACAGTGATGTTCCTCTTTTTTAATCCATCACTAGAAAGAAATGAAAGTTCAAAAAAAGCCTGTAAATCATTACAGGCTTTTTCCTATAATAGAGCTTGAATAAAGTTATACAAAAGTTTTACTCCATAAATTATTATGACTACTCCACATATACCATTTATAACTCTTAATACCTTGTCATTGAATAGATTATGAAATAGAGAAATCAGTATTGTAATTGATAAAAACCATGTTGCAGAAGCTCCAGTCACTCCTAAAATAAATTTAGTTGTTTCTTGAATAGGTAATGATGCTCTAAATGCCCCAAGCATCATACTACCATCTATAATTGCTTGTGGATTAAACCATGTTACAACACAAGCTGATGTAATTACTTTAGAAAAAGGAATATCTACATCAGTATTTCCTTTCATACTTACATTTTTATTAAGTGTGTCTTTTATTAATCCAAACCCTATATAGATAACTATAAGACCACCTATTAAAAGAATAGCAAGTTGTAAAATTTTACTTTTTTCCATGAGAGCCCCAACTCCATAGAAACTAGCAAATGCCAAAGTAACATCAAAGAAAATAACTACTAATGCCGTCATTAAAGCTCTTTTTAATTTTTTAGTAAGAGCAGTGTTAATGACAAAGAGGTTTTGTAATCCAATAGGAGCAACATAAGCAAGTCCTAAGATAAAACCTTGAAATAAGTATTTCATAAAAATCCTCCCAAATAATTTTTTATAAATTAGACTTCATTAGTATCTTACATAGAGATAGATCAAACTTAATATTGTAGATTCACCAACTACAATTAATCCCCATTTAAAAAACTCCATGAAGGTAATTTCAATTCCCCCTTTTTTAGCAACAGCAGCTCCTACGATATTAGCTGCAGCTCCTACAATTGTCATATTTCCACCTAAACAAGCTCCTAAAGTAAGTGCCCACCATAAGGATTGTGTATTGCCATGAAATTCACCAATTATTCCAACAAGAATTTTACCAAAAGATAATGCGTGTGGAATAGACCCTATTATTGGTGATAATATAGTGGACATTATAAGGATTAGAGGAGATGCAATATGAACATTTTTATTAGTTAATACTAAAAGAAATTCAGATAATTTTGCAATAATTCCTAAATTTTCTAGTCCTTCAACTAAGATAAAAAGTCCTCCAAAGAAAAATAATGTATCCCATTCAATTTTTGAGAAAATTTCATCTGGTTTTTTCTTACTTAAAAACAGTAATAATGAAGCACCAAGGATTGCTATAATTGCAAGTCCAAATTCAGACACTGCATTGGTTAAAAATCCAATGATAACAACTAGAAATACAGCTAGAGATTGTATTAGAAGTTTTTTATCTTTTATAGTTCTTTCAAGACTAAGCTCCATGATTCCTGCTTTTAATTCATTTGATACCTGCAGTTTATCTTTGAAATACCACACTGCACTACCTAACAAGACAGCCATATTAATTACTATAATTGGACCTAAATTTATTATGAAATCATTGAAATCAAGCCCACTTAAACTAGCTATAATAAGGTTAGGTGGATCTCCAATCATAGTAGCTGTTCCTCCTATATTAGATGAGAAAATTTGTAAAAGAACAAAAGGTTTAGGATCAACCTCTAATCTTTTAGCTAAAAAAATCGTAACTGGTACAACTAATAAAATAGTAGTAACATTATCTAAAACAGCTGAAAATAGAGCTGTAATAATTGAAATAAATACTAAAATTTTAACAGGATTTCCCCGGACAAGCTGAGCAATTTTTATAGCTACCCATTGAAATATTCCAGTTTCAGACATTATTTCTACTATCATCATCATTCCCATAAGTAAAAATAATATCTCCAAATTGTGTCCAATTATAGATAAAGCCTCATGTTCACTTAAAACTTTTGTGATAACCATGAGTCCAGCACCAATCATTGACACAATTGACTTTGGATATTTTTCAGTTATAATAAAATAAAAAGTTATTATAAAAATAACAACACCTGCAATTAATCTAAAAAGTTCCATTTTTTTACCTGCCTTCAAAACGTAATAAAACAGATTAAAATAATACTGTACATTACTATTATATTTCCTAAATAAGGAATAATCAACTAAATTATACAAATTCATCATAAAATAATAGAATAAAATGAACTATATTTGATAAAAATATACTGAAAAAGAAGATAAAAATATAAGGAGTGAGCATAAATTGAAGTTGTTAGAGCAATATAACGGTATTGAGATATATAGGCTAGATAAAGAGATAGCTATTAGATATAGTTTGGACATATTAAATCTTTTAAAATTAATTCCAAAATCCAACTATAAATTAGAAGATATAGTATCTGATGTGAAAAAAGATAGAATAATGTATGGAAAATGGGACTATAGCCTTATAGCTATAAAAGAACAAAGACTAGTTGGAGTGCTAATTGGTTATGAAAGAAAAAAAGATGGTGTGTATCTAGAAAATTGTTTTTATATTAATGAGATAGCTGTATGTATTCATAAAATTGGGTTAGGCAAAAAGCTTATAGAGATGTTTTTGGAAAATAGTAAATATTTCTATTTAGATGGAGATCTAAAATTTAGAATTCAAACTGAAGATAGTTATGAAAATAGAAAGGTAATTAAATTGTATCATTCTATTGGATTTGTAAATGTTGGGAAAAAAGTATATAAAGAAAAGACAGATCTTATTTTGGAGAAATAAAAAAAGGTGTAATTTTATACACCTTAGGGGTTTACCAGATATGAAGCATATGTTGTAAAATTAGTGTTACAGCAGTTATTGCTATCCAACAGCAAAGTCCCATCAACATAGGTTTTCCACCAGTTTTTATAAGTTTTACAATATTAGTATTAAATCCAATTGCACTCATAGCAACTATTATTAAGAATTTACTAAATGTTTTTAAAGGATCGAAAATATGAATATCAAATCCTAAATTAATCATAACTGTTGTTAGTACAGATGCAGCAATAAAGTAAAGTATGAAAAATGGGAATATCTTACGTAAACTAAAGTGACTATTTCCATCTTTTGATTTTTTAGCTTGTTTAAGAGCTAAAAATAAAGTTATAGGAATAATTGCAAGAGTACGAGTAAGCTTTACTGTAACTGCTTTATCTAGAGTTTCAACTCCTAGATGATTTATCGCGTCCCAAGTAGATGCAGCAGCTGTAACTGATGAAGTATCATTTACTGCAGTTCCTGCAAATACACCAAATGGAGTTCCTGAAGTTGTTGAAAAACCTAAGAAAGTTCCAAGAGTTGGGAAAATAAGTGCTGCTAATATGTTGAAGAAAAATATAACTGAAATAGCTTGAGCAACTTCATCATGATCTGCTTCTATAACAGGAGCAGTTGCAGCAATTGCTGATCCTCCACATATTGATGATCCAACTCCAACTAGAACTGAAATATTGTGATCTATATGTAGAGCTTTACATAATACATAAGAAACAATTAAAGATATAGAGATAGTTGAAAGAATTATTGGAAGAGATTGTAATCCTGTGTCACAAACAACTGATAAGTTTAATCCAAATCCTAAAAATATAACTGCGTAGTGAAGAACTTTGCTAGCACAATAGTGTACTCCACCTTTAAACTTAGTTTTATCTTTGATTATCATTCCCGCTATCATTCCAATTATAATAGCAAATACAGGACCACCGATTATGGGAAATTGTTTACCTAAGAACCATGATGGAATAGTTACCCCAAGACAAAGTAATAAACCA from Fusobacterium hominis includes the following:
- a CDS encoding LysE/ArgO family amino acid transporter, with protein sequence MKYLFQGFILGLAYVAPIGLQNLFVINTALTKKLKRALMTALVVIFFDVTLAFASFYGVGALMEKSKILQLAILLIGGLIVIYIGFGLIKDTLNKNVSMKGNTDVDIPFSKVITSACVVTWFNPQAIIDGSMMLGAFRASLPIQETTKFILGVTGASATWFLSITILISLFHNLFNDKVLRVINGICGVVIIIYGVKLLYNFIQALL
- a CDS encoding ArsB/NhaD family transporter, with protein sequence MELFRLIAGVVIFIITFYFIITEKYPKSIVSMIGAGLMVITKVLSEHEALSIIGHNLEILFLLMGMMMIVEIMSETGIFQWVAIKIAQLVRGNPVKILVFISIITALFSAVLDNVTTILLVVPVTIFLAKRLEVDPKPFVLLQIFSSNIGGTATMIGDPPNLIIASLSGLDFNDFIINLGPIIVINMAVLLGSAVWYFKDKLQVSNELKAGIMELSLERTIKDKKLLIQSLAVFLVVIIGFLTNAVSEFGLAIIAILGASLLLFLSKKKPDEIFSKIEWDTLFFFGGLFILVEGLENLGIIAKLSEFLLVLTNKNVHIASPLILIMSTILSPIIGSIPHALSFGKILVGIIGEFHGNTQSLWWALTLGACLGGNMTIVGAAANIVGAAVAKKGGIEITFMEFFKWGLIVVGESTILSLIYLYVRY
- a CDS encoding YeiH family protein, translated to MSEKINHYLYGLLLCLGVTIPSWFLGKQFPIIGGPVFAIIIGMIAGMIIKDKTKFKGGVHYCASKVLHYAVIFLGFGLNLSVVCDTGLQSLPIILSTISISLIVSYVLCKALHIDHNISVLVGVGSSICGGSAIAATAPVIEADHDEVAQAISVIFFFNILAALIFPTLGTFLGFSTTSGTPFGVFAGTAVNDTSSVTAAASTWDAINHLGVETLDKAVTVKLTRTLAIIPITLFLALKQAKKSKDGNSHFSLRKIFPFFILYFIAASVLTTVMINLGFDIHIFDPLKTFSKFLIIVAMSAIGFNTNIVKLIKTGGKPMLMGLCCWIAITAVTLILQHMLHIW